In Thermosulfurimonas sp. F29, the sequence AGATTTTCGTCCTCTCCCTCCTCCCCCAGGATCACCGGAGAGTGCCCCTCTCCGAACGGAAAACGAAAGTAACACTCGGAGATCTTTCGCTTCACCGTGGTGCCATCGGCCAGCACGAATTCGGCCTCCCGCAAAGGTTTAAGACCCAGCTCCTCCCAGACCTCCCGGCGAAGGAGAGAATAGGTAGCCCCGCTGTC encodes:
- a CDS encoding aspartyl protease family protein → MGLVYVKGIVSNGPKEREENFLVDSGATYSLLRREVWEELGLKPLREAEFVLADGTTVKRKISECYFRFPFGEGHSPVILGEEGEDENLLGVVTLEILGVILDPFRRELRPARLLLK